One genomic window of Cyprinus carpio isolate SPL01 chromosome B8, ASM1834038v1, whole genome shotgun sequence includes the following:
- the LOC109068993 gene encoding leucine zipper putative tumor suppressor 1-like isoform X3 yields MRRRFDSDFTNTGSVDLFVWRSIENALIRPTAFKPVPPRSSSSSVETHNNLSTILGKRISPIDRLKDLQDPKLETNSGTFSDSGRNSMSSLPTHSTSGSSQMDNLSTSINHMPRHGGLAQNMDTSQNPQGVVARMNGNSGSSWMCSVTNGGNSWANGFGETNRNSESTNGNTRSIGVLSESVPAAISMNREITAAALTVSSTEPKMDFSGNQELLLEHKCTISEQSPTKPSSSGGCVRSPISMDESLIQQLEQKLLERETELEELQTSLDEKESDTCHLFEEKQRYCAEEMQGLKQRCSTKLRQVSQRALRAQQLLQLQVIQLQQDKERLQEEVDQLNRDRDTAESRFRIYESRKNLVPTLEETQWEVCQKSGEISLLKQQLRDSQADVGNKLSEIVSLKASLKESRCKLAEMEKKIKEYEEALHQRSAEVEVSKNEFQRKKNEADLLREKVNLLETDIKGMKQDLAMAKEEQQQLMTMRAKVEEQQLQLQISQARMEAFGTGQAKSKAQDGTSASKTLNHNGGTADLSALQKEVERLRGELKEEKQKKHKMMNSFQQERQTWNKEKDKVIRYQKQLQYNYLQMYKKNKDLEKILRELTAEMDSRTEMDMDSHSSDLNFEKIVATEI; encoded by the exons ATGCGAAGGAGATTTGATTCAGATTTCACAAACACTGGGTCTGTGGATTTATTTGTTTGGAGA AGTATAGAGAATGCTTTAATTCGACCCACCGCCTTCAAACCAGTTCCTCCTCGAAGCAGCAGTTCCTCGGTGGAGACTCATAACAACTTAAGCACTATCCTGGGCAAGAGAATTAGTCCTATAGACAGACTAAAAGATCTTCAGGACCCCAAGCTGGAGACAAATTCTGGTACCTTCTCTGACTCTGGAAGGAACTCTATGTCCAGCCTACCCACTCACAGCACCAGTGGCAGCAGCCAGATGGACAACCTAAGCACTTCAATTAACCACATGCCACGCCATGGAGGCCTTGCCCAAAACATGGACACATCTCAGAACCCACAGGGGGTTGTAGCAAGGATGAATGGAAACTCTGGATCCAGTTGGATGTGTAGTGTTACTAACGGTGGAAATAGTTGGGCCAATGGATTTGgtgaaacaaacagaaacagtgaATCGACAAATGGCAATACAAGATCCATTGGTGTCCTAAGCGAAAGTGTACCGGCAGCAATAAGTATGAACAGAGAAATAACTGCTGCAGCACTGACTGTTTCATCCACCGAGCCAAAGATGGATTTCTCTGGAAACCAAGAACTGCTTCTGGAACATAAATGTACAATTTCAGAGCAAAGCCCAACAAAACCATCATCTTCTGGGGGCTGTGTCCGATCACCAATTTCAATGGATGAATCACTGATACAGCAGCTGGAGCAGAAACTTCTAGAACGTGAAACCGAGCTGGAGGAGTTACAAACGAGCCTTGATGAGAAGGAGTCAGATACATGTCATCTATTTGAGGAAAAGCAACGGTACTGTGCTGAGGAGATGCAGGGGTTGAAACAACGATGTTCTACAAAACTCCGTCAA GTGTCTCAGAGGGCTTTGAGAGCCCAACAGTTATTACAGCTTCAGGTGATACAACTTCAACAGGACAAGGAACGTCTGCAGGAGGAGGTGGACCAGCTTAATCGTGACCGTGACACTGCAGAAAGCCGTTTCCGAATCTATGAGAGTCGGAAAAACCTAGTACCCACTCTAGAAGAGACTCAGTGGGAG GTGTGCCAGAAGTCAGGTGAGATTTCTCTGCTAAAGCAGCAACTTAGGGACTCTCAGGCCGATGTTGGAAACAAACTCAGTGAGATTGTCAGTCTCAAAGCCTCTCTGAAGGAGTCCAGATGCAAGCTGGCAGAAATGGAAAAGAAGATCAAGGAGTACGAGGAAGCACTTCACCAGCGGAGTGCTGAGGTTGAG gtatctaAAAATGAGTTTcaaagaaagaagaatgaagctgaTCTCCTCAGGGAGAAGGTGAACCTGCTGGAAACGGACATCAAGGGCATGAAGCAGGACTTAGCAATGGCCAAAGAGGAGCAACAGCAGTTAATGACCATGAGAGCCAAAGTTGAGGAGCAACAGCTGCAACTGCAGATAAGCCAAGCCCGGATGGAGGCCTTTGGGACAGGTCAAGCCAAATCGAAAGCCCAGGATGGAACAAGTGCcagtaaaacactgaatcataATGGAGGGACTGCAGACTTGAGTGCCCTACAGAAGGAGGTAGAGAGGCTGAGAGGGGAACTGAAGGAAGAGAAGCAAAAGAAACATAAGATGATGAATAGCTTCCAGCAGGAGAGACAAACGtggaataaagagaaagacaaagtaaTCAGATACCAAAAGCAGTTGCAGTACAATTACCTACAGATGTACAAAAAGAACAAGGACCTGGAGAAGATTCTGAGGGAGCTAACGGCCGAGATGGACAGTCGGACAGAGATGGATATGGACAGCCATAGCTCTGACCTGAACTTTGAAAAAATTGTAGCCACAGAGATATGA
- the LOC109068993 gene encoding leucine zipper putative tumor suppressor 1-like isoform X1 — translation MGSVSSLISGHSLHSKHCKSSENKVKKGLQSKKTGRSLDGLLKYGFSQDHCSTNNNSKVSYHSGKNDDFFYIKVSNKPRTANINTAEDSQGRTTEMDNEVDRRGGPPELVPLSGKLEKSIENALIRPTAFKPVPPRSSSSSVETHNNLSTILGKRISPIDRLKDLQDPKLETNSGTFSDSGRNSMSSLPTHSTSGSSQMDNLSTSINHMPRHGGLAQNMDTSQNPQGVVARMNGNSGSSWMCSVTNGGNSWANGFGETNRNSESTNGNTRSIGVLSESVPAAISMNREITAAALTVSSTEPKMDFSGNQELLLEHKCTISEQSPTKPSSSGGCVRSPISMDESLIQQLEQKLLERETELEELQTSLDEKESDTCHLFEEKQRYCAEEMQGLKQRCSTKLRQVSQRALRAQQLLQLQVIQLQQDKERLQEEVDQLNRDRDTAESRFRIYESRKNLVPTLEETQWEVCQKSGEISLLKQQLRDSQADVGNKLSEIVSLKASLKESRCKLAEMEKKIKEYEEALHQRSAEVEVSKNEFQRKKNEADLLREKVNLLETDIKGMKQDLAMAKEEQQQLMTMRAKVEEQQLQLQISQARMEAFGTGQAKSKAQDGTSASKTLNHNGGTADLSALQKEVERLRGELKEEKQKKHKMMNSFQQERQTWNKEKDKVIRYQKQLQYNYLQMYKKNKDLEKILRELTAEMDSRTEMDMDSHSSDLNFEKIVATEI, via the exons ATGGGTAGTGTCAGCAGTTTGATATCAGGCCATAGCCTCCACAGCAAACACTGCAAATCCTCTGAAAACAAGGTCAAAAAGGGGCTTCAGTCTAAGAAAACAGGCCGTAGCTTGGATGGCCTTCTGAAGTATGGCTTCTCTCAGGACCATTGCAGCACCAACAACAACTCAAAAGTCAGCTATCATTCAGGCAAAAATGACGACTTCTTTTACATCAAGGTCAGCAACAAGCCCCGAACTGCTAACATTAATACAGCTGAAGACAGTCAAGGAAGAACAACTGAGATGGACAATGAGGTGGACAGGAGAGGAGGGCCACCAGAATTAGTTCCACTGTCTGGAAAACTAGAAAAG AGTATAGAGAATGCTTTAATTCGACCCACCGCCTTCAAACCAGTTCCTCCTCGAAGCAGCAGTTCCTCGGTGGAGACTCATAACAACTTAAGCACTATCCTGGGCAAGAGAATTAGTCCTATAGACAGACTAAAAGATCTTCAGGACCCCAAGCTGGAGACAAATTCTGGTACCTTCTCTGACTCTGGAAGGAACTCTATGTCCAGCCTACCCACTCACAGCACCAGTGGCAGCAGCCAGATGGACAACCTAAGCACTTCAATTAACCACATGCCACGCCATGGAGGCCTTGCCCAAAACATGGACACATCTCAGAACCCACAGGGGGTTGTAGCAAGGATGAATGGAAACTCTGGATCCAGTTGGATGTGTAGTGTTACTAACGGTGGAAATAGTTGGGCCAATGGATTTGgtgaaacaaacagaaacagtgaATCGACAAATGGCAATACAAGATCCATTGGTGTCCTAAGCGAAAGTGTACCGGCAGCAATAAGTATGAACAGAGAAATAACTGCTGCAGCACTGACTGTTTCATCCACCGAGCCAAAGATGGATTTCTCTGGAAACCAAGAACTGCTTCTGGAACATAAATGTACAATTTCAGAGCAAAGCCCAACAAAACCATCATCTTCTGGGGGCTGTGTCCGATCACCAATTTCAATGGATGAATCACTGATACAGCAGCTGGAGCAGAAACTTCTAGAACGTGAAACCGAGCTGGAGGAGTTACAAACGAGCCTTGATGAGAAGGAGTCAGATACATGTCATCTATTTGAGGAAAAGCAACGGTACTGTGCTGAGGAGATGCAGGGGTTGAAACAACGATGTTCTACAAAACTCCGTCAA GTGTCTCAGAGGGCTTTGAGAGCCCAACAGTTATTACAGCTTCAGGTGATACAACTTCAACAGGACAAGGAACGTCTGCAGGAGGAGGTGGACCAGCTTAATCGTGACCGTGACACTGCAGAAAGCCGTTTCCGAATCTATGAGAGTCGGAAAAACCTAGTACCCACTCTAGAAGAGACTCAGTGGGAG GTGTGCCAGAAGTCAGGTGAGATTTCTCTGCTAAAGCAGCAACTTAGGGACTCTCAGGCCGATGTTGGAAACAAACTCAGTGAGATTGTCAGTCTCAAAGCCTCTCTGAAGGAGTCCAGATGCAAGCTGGCAGAAATGGAAAAGAAGATCAAGGAGTACGAGGAAGCACTTCACCAGCGGAGTGCTGAGGTTGAG gtatctaAAAATGAGTTTcaaagaaagaagaatgaagctgaTCTCCTCAGGGAGAAGGTGAACCTGCTGGAAACGGACATCAAGGGCATGAAGCAGGACTTAGCAATGGCCAAAGAGGAGCAACAGCAGTTAATGACCATGAGAGCCAAAGTTGAGGAGCAACAGCTGCAACTGCAGATAAGCCAAGCCCGGATGGAGGCCTTTGGGACAGGTCAAGCCAAATCGAAAGCCCAGGATGGAACAAGTGCcagtaaaacactgaatcataATGGAGGGACTGCAGACTTGAGTGCCCTACAGAAGGAGGTAGAGAGGCTGAGAGGGGAACTGAAGGAAGAGAAGCAAAAGAAACATAAGATGATGAATAGCTTCCAGCAGGAGAGACAAACGtggaataaagagaaagacaaagtaaTCAGATACCAAAAGCAGTTGCAGTACAATTACCTACAGATGTACAAAAAGAACAAGGACCTGGAGAAGATTCTGAGGGAGCTAACGGCCGAGATGGACAGTCGGACAGAGATGGATATGGACAGCCATAGCTCTGACCTGAACTTTGAAAAAATTGTAGCCACAGAGATATGA
- the LOC109068993 gene encoding leucine zipper putative tumor suppressor 1-like isoform X2: MGSVSSLISGHSLHSKHCKSSENKVKKGLQSKKTGRSLDGLLKYGFSQDHCSTNNNSKVSYHSGKNDDFFYIKSIENALIRPTAFKPVPPRSSSSSVETHNNLSTILGKRISPIDRLKDLQDPKLETNSGTFSDSGRNSMSSLPTHSTSGSSQMDNLSTSINHMPRHGGLAQNMDTSQNPQGVVARMNGNSGSSWMCSVTNGGNSWANGFGETNRNSESTNGNTRSIGVLSESVPAAISMNREITAAALTVSSTEPKMDFSGNQELLLEHKCTISEQSPTKPSSSGGCVRSPISMDESLIQQLEQKLLERETELEELQTSLDEKESDTCHLFEEKQRYCAEEMQGLKQRCSTKLRQVSQRALRAQQLLQLQVIQLQQDKERLQEEVDQLNRDRDTAESRFRIYESRKNLVPTLEETQWEVCQKSGEISLLKQQLRDSQADVGNKLSEIVSLKASLKESRCKLAEMEKKIKEYEEALHQRSAEVEVSKNEFQRKKNEADLLREKVNLLETDIKGMKQDLAMAKEEQQQLMTMRAKVEEQQLQLQISQARMEAFGTGQAKSKAQDGTSASKTLNHNGGTADLSALQKEVERLRGELKEEKQKKHKMMNSFQQERQTWNKEKDKVIRYQKQLQYNYLQMYKKNKDLEKILRELTAEMDSRTEMDMDSHSSDLNFEKIVATEI, from the exons ATGGGTAGTGTCAGCAGTTTGATATCAGGCCATAGCCTCCACAGCAAACACTGCAAATCCTCTGAAAACAAGGTCAAAAAGGGGCTTCAGTCTAAGAAAACAGGCCGTAGCTTGGATGGCCTTCTGAAGTATGGCTTCTCTCAGGACCATTGCAGCACCAACAACAACTCAAAAGTCAGCTATCATTCAGGCAAAAATGACGACTTCTTTTACATCAAG AGTATAGAGAATGCTTTAATTCGACCCACCGCCTTCAAACCAGTTCCTCCTCGAAGCAGCAGTTCCTCGGTGGAGACTCATAACAACTTAAGCACTATCCTGGGCAAGAGAATTAGTCCTATAGACAGACTAAAAGATCTTCAGGACCCCAAGCTGGAGACAAATTCTGGTACCTTCTCTGACTCTGGAAGGAACTCTATGTCCAGCCTACCCACTCACAGCACCAGTGGCAGCAGCCAGATGGACAACCTAAGCACTTCAATTAACCACATGCCACGCCATGGAGGCCTTGCCCAAAACATGGACACATCTCAGAACCCACAGGGGGTTGTAGCAAGGATGAATGGAAACTCTGGATCCAGTTGGATGTGTAGTGTTACTAACGGTGGAAATAGTTGGGCCAATGGATTTGgtgaaacaaacagaaacagtgaATCGACAAATGGCAATACAAGATCCATTGGTGTCCTAAGCGAAAGTGTACCGGCAGCAATAAGTATGAACAGAGAAATAACTGCTGCAGCACTGACTGTTTCATCCACCGAGCCAAAGATGGATTTCTCTGGAAACCAAGAACTGCTTCTGGAACATAAATGTACAATTTCAGAGCAAAGCCCAACAAAACCATCATCTTCTGGGGGCTGTGTCCGATCACCAATTTCAATGGATGAATCACTGATACAGCAGCTGGAGCAGAAACTTCTAGAACGTGAAACCGAGCTGGAGGAGTTACAAACGAGCCTTGATGAGAAGGAGTCAGATACATGTCATCTATTTGAGGAAAAGCAACGGTACTGTGCTGAGGAGATGCAGGGGTTGAAACAACGATGTTCTACAAAACTCCGTCAA GTGTCTCAGAGGGCTTTGAGAGCCCAACAGTTATTACAGCTTCAGGTGATACAACTTCAACAGGACAAGGAACGTCTGCAGGAGGAGGTGGACCAGCTTAATCGTGACCGTGACACTGCAGAAAGCCGTTTCCGAATCTATGAGAGTCGGAAAAACCTAGTACCCACTCTAGAAGAGACTCAGTGGGAG GTGTGCCAGAAGTCAGGTGAGATTTCTCTGCTAAAGCAGCAACTTAGGGACTCTCAGGCCGATGTTGGAAACAAACTCAGTGAGATTGTCAGTCTCAAAGCCTCTCTGAAGGAGTCCAGATGCAAGCTGGCAGAAATGGAAAAGAAGATCAAGGAGTACGAGGAAGCACTTCACCAGCGGAGTGCTGAGGTTGAG gtatctaAAAATGAGTTTcaaagaaagaagaatgaagctgaTCTCCTCAGGGAGAAGGTGAACCTGCTGGAAACGGACATCAAGGGCATGAAGCAGGACTTAGCAATGGCCAAAGAGGAGCAACAGCAGTTAATGACCATGAGAGCCAAAGTTGAGGAGCAACAGCTGCAACTGCAGATAAGCCAAGCCCGGATGGAGGCCTTTGGGACAGGTCAAGCCAAATCGAAAGCCCAGGATGGAACAAGTGCcagtaaaacactgaatcataATGGAGGGACTGCAGACTTGAGTGCCCTACAGAAGGAGGTAGAGAGGCTGAGAGGGGAACTGAAGGAAGAGAAGCAAAAGAAACATAAGATGATGAATAGCTTCCAGCAGGAGAGACAAACGtggaataaagagaaagacaaagtaaTCAGATACCAAAAGCAGTTGCAGTACAATTACCTACAGATGTACAAAAAGAACAAGGACCTGGAGAAGATTCTGAGGGAGCTAACGGCCGAGATGGACAGTCGGACAGAGATGGATATGGACAGCCATAGCTCTGACCTGAACTTTGAAAAAATTGTAGCCACAGAGATATGA